The Geotrypetes seraphini chromosome 8, aGeoSer1.1, whole genome shotgun sequence genome includes a region encoding these proteins:
- the TRPT1 gene encoding tRNA 2'-phosphotransferase 1 isoform X1: MNPAGEQLRDSHSESEAGRGRRNQRVGNPRRRHEQNPDIRLSKALSYALRHGAASLGLQMGADGFLYLDEMLCHPQFHSYTQEDVLRVVETNSKKRFAVRPHPIDGRLQIRANQGHSIQVSDLELVPIEDGPECPETAVHGTYLRHWPSIRARGLCCMSRMHIHLAPGLPTEHEVISGMRKDCDLAIFINLQKAVSDGMKFFWSSNRVILTPGDKEGLLPVKYFQKVLQLKPERRQLPI, encoded by the exons ATGAACCCTGCTGGGGAGCAGCTCAGAGATTCTCACAGTGAGTCTGAAGCTGGACGAGGAAGAAGAAACCAAAGAGTTGGGAATCCCAGGAGACGCCACGAGCAG AACCCAGACATCCGTTTGTCAAAGGCACTGTCTTATGCCCTACGCCATGGAGCAGCCAGTCTTGGTCTTCAGATGGGGGCAG atggCTTCCTGTACCTGGATGAAATGCTCTGCCACCCACAGTTCCACTCGTACACGCAAGAAGATGTTTTGCGTGTGGTAGAGACAAACAGTAAGAAGCGATTTGCTGTGCGACCACACCCTATCGATGGCAGACTACAAATACGAGCCAATCAGGGACATTCTATCCAG GTAAGTGACCTGGAACTGGTTCCAATTGAGGATGGACCAGAGTGTCCAGAGACTGCTGTACATGGAACATACTTGCGCCACTGGCCATCCATCCGTGCCCGAGGCTTATGCTGCATGTCCCGCATGCACATTCACCTGGCTCCTGGCCTACCAACGGAACATGAAGTCATCAGTG GAATGCGGAAGGACTGTGACTTGGCCATATTTATAAATCTACAGAAAGCTGTGTCTG ATGGAATGAAGTTTTTCTGGTCTAGTAACAGAGTTATCCTCACACCAGGAGACAAGGAAGGCCTTCTGCCAGTGAAATACTTCCAGAAGGTTCTACAGTTGAAGCCAGAAA GACGCCAGCTCCCTATATAG
- the TRPT1 gene encoding tRNA 2'-phosphotransferase 1 isoform X2, which translates to MNPAGEQLRDSHSESEAGRGRRNQRVGNPRRRHEQNPDIRLSKALSYALRHGAASLGLQMGADGFLYLDEMLCHPQFHSYTQEDVLRVVETNSKKRFAVRPHPIDGRLQIRANQGHSIQVSDLELVPIEDGPECPETAVHGTYLRHWPSIRARGLCCMSRMHIHLAPGLPTEHEVISGMRKDCDLAIFINLQKAVSGRQLPI; encoded by the exons ATGAACCCTGCTGGGGAGCAGCTCAGAGATTCTCACAGTGAGTCTGAAGCTGGACGAGGAAGAAGAAACCAAAGAGTTGGGAATCCCAGGAGACGCCACGAGCAG AACCCAGACATCCGTTTGTCAAAGGCACTGTCTTATGCCCTACGCCATGGAGCAGCCAGTCTTGGTCTTCAGATGGGGGCAG atggCTTCCTGTACCTGGATGAAATGCTCTGCCACCCACAGTTCCACTCGTACACGCAAGAAGATGTTTTGCGTGTGGTAGAGACAAACAGTAAGAAGCGATTTGCTGTGCGACCACACCCTATCGATGGCAGACTACAAATACGAGCCAATCAGGGACATTCTATCCAG GTAAGTGACCTGGAACTGGTTCCAATTGAGGATGGACCAGAGTGTCCAGAGACTGCTGTACATGGAACATACTTGCGCCACTGGCCATCCATCCGTGCCCGAGGCTTATGCTGCATGTCCCGCATGCACATTCACCTGGCTCCTGGCCTACCAACGGAACATGAAGTCATCAGTG GAATGCGGAAGGACTGTGACTTGGCCATATTTATAAATCTACAGAAAGCTGTGTCTG GACGCCAGCTCCCTATATAG